A window of the Chlorocebus sabaeus isolate Y175 chromosome 8, mChlSab1.0.hap1, whole genome shotgun sequence genome harbors these coding sequences:
- the SNAI2 gene encoding zinc finger protein SNAI2 — MPRSFLVKKHFNASKKPNYSELDTHTVIISPYLYESYSMPVIPQPEILSSGAYSPITVWTTAAPFHAQLPNGLSPLSGYSSSLGRVSPPPPSDTSSKDHSGSESPISDEEERLQSKLSDPHAIEAEKFQCNLCNKTYSTFSGLAKHKQLHCDAQSRKSFSCKYCDKEYVSLGALKMHIRTHTLPCVCKICGKAFSRPWLLQGHIRTHTGEKPFSCPHCNRAFADRSNLRAHLQTHSDVKKYQCKNCSKTFSRMSLLHKHEESGCCVAH; from the exons ATGCCGCGCTCCTTCCTGGTCAAGAAGCATTTCAACGCCTCCAAAAAGCCAAACTACAGCGAActggacacacacacag TGATTATTTCCCCGTATCTCTATGAGAGTTACTCCATGCCTGTCATACCACAACCAGAGATCCTCAGCTCAGGAGCATACAGCCCCATCACTGTGTGGACTACGGCAGCTCCATTCCACGCCCAGCTACCCAATGGCCTCTCTCCTCTTTCCGGATACTCCTCATCTTTGGGGCGAGTGAGTCCCCCTCCTCCATCTGACACCTCCTCCAAGGACCACAGTGGCTCAGAAAGCCCCATTAGTGATGAAGAGGAAAGGCTACAGTCCAAGCTTTCAGACCCCCATGCCATTGAAGCTGAAAAGTTTCAGTGCAATTTATGCAATAAGACCTATTCAACTTTTTCTGGGCTGGCCAAACATAAGCAGCTGCATTGCGATGCCCAGTCTAGAAAATCTTTCAGCTGTAAATACTGTGACAAGGAATATGTGAGCCTGGGCGCCCTGAAGATGCATATTCGGACCCACACATTACCTTGTGTTTGCAAGATCTGCGGCAAGGCGTTTTCCAGACCCTGGTTGCTTCAAGGACACATTAGAACTCACACGG GCGAGAAGCCTTTTTCTTGCCCTCACTGCAACAGAGCATTTGCAGACAGGTCAAACCTGAGGGCTCATCTGCAGACCCATTCTGATGTAAAGAAATACCAGTGCAAAAACTGCTCCAAAACCTTCTCCAGAATGTCTCTCCTGCACAAACATGAGGAATCTGGCTGCTGTGTAGCACACTGA